Proteins encoded together in one Kingella oralis window:
- the gmk gene encoding guanylate kinase: MTTAKGNVFVISAASGTGKTTLVSRLTAHNPNIRVSVSHTTRAPRENEQHGKHYYFTTREHFTELVGQGAFLEHAEVFGNLYGTSAAAVQEMCAQGLDVILEIDVQGAEQVRKALPEAVSIFILPPSLAVLEQRLRNRQTDSEEVIARRLSEAEQEIRYAFAFDYIVVNNDLVQAESDLLHIFKAQRLLLRNQTLNVEKILQNL, encoded by the coding sequence ATGACAACCGCCAAAGGCAATGTATTCGTTATCTCTGCCGCATCGGGCACGGGCAAAACCACGTTGGTTTCGCGTTTGACCGCACACAATCCGAACATTCGCGTGTCCGTTTCGCACACCACGCGCGCGCCGCGTGAGAACGAGCAGCACGGCAAGCATTATTATTTCACCACGCGCGAGCATTTCACCGAATTGGTGGGGCAGGGCGCGTTTTTGGAGCATGCCGAAGTGTTTGGCAATTTGTATGGCACCAGCGCGGCGGCGGTGCAGGAAATGTGCGCGCAAGGCTTGGATGTGATTTTGGAAATTGATGTGCAAGGCGCGGAGCAAGTGCGCAAGGCGTTGCCCGAAGCGGTGAGCATTTTTATTCTGCCGCCCTCGCTTGCGGTGTTGGAGCAGCGTTTGCGCAACCGCCAAACCGACAGCGAGGAGGTTATTGCGCGGCGGCTGAGCGAAGCGGAGCAGGAAATCCGCTATGCGTTTGCGTTTGACTATATTGTGGTGAACAACGATTTGGTGCAGGCGGAGAGCGATTTGCTGCATATTTTTAAGGCGCAACGCCTATTGCTGCGTAATCAAACGTTAAACGTTGAAAAAATATTGCAAAATCTTTAA
- a CDS encoding RelA/SpoT family protein has translation MPIPSPQASYDPLTADYRNKLFREAGYLSDAEQRQLETACAYAFRAHDGQTRKSGEPYITHPIAVATELARWHMDIQTLSAGLMHDVLEDTPVTKAQMATDFGDTIAEMVDGLSKLENLKFDSQAEQQAESFRKLILAMTKDVRVIIVKLSDRLHNMRTLGGKSPASRRRIATETLEVYAPIANRLGLNHVYRELQDLSFHAMHPKRYEILKRAMTAFKKNRHDVIDRVLRDINLRLVACNIEAQIRGREKNLYNIHQKMLSKKLKFEEVLDIYGFRVIVNSIPACYAALGALHSLYQPRPGKIKDYIAIPKSNGYKSLHTTLNGPYGLPIEVQIRTREMHAVAEVGVASHWAYKSKSGKEDEATQRTNQWLQNILDLQARSANAMEFLEHVKVDLFPNEVYIVTPKGRIITLPRGATPIDFAYTIHTDIGHRCVGARVNRVAVPLNTTLKTGDTVEIITSAQGKPNPAWLNFAKSSRARSAIRSYIKNTNHADAIALGERLLARALNSLLPKKVAQSETLKDKYLQSLEEKKQTFEDVLYQVGMGRLLPVSVAMEIADLAGEHWGGEVKLSPIQVNGNDMPHVHLGKCCLPLPGDSVRAVIVADQGVIIHRDNCATLLKTDSEHQLDADWGMLPNNASRTYDAAVVVSSLDAHALLAAITSAISDNGADIASVDTLSKSQSGTEGFVAFRFNLNVRDLAHLNAVMAALHQIPQVRKVTRV, from the coding sequence ATGCCCATTCCCTCTCCCCAAGCCTCTTACGACCCGCTCACCGCCGATTACCGCAACAAGCTGTTTCGCGAAGCCGGCTATCTTTCCGATGCCGAGCAACGGCAGCTTGAAACCGCCTGCGCCTACGCCTTTCGCGCTCACGACGGGCAAACGCGCAAAAGCGGCGAACCCTACATCACCCACCCCATCGCCGTCGCCACCGAGCTCGCCCGTTGGCACATGGACATCCAAACACTCAGCGCAGGTTTGATGCACGACGTGTTGGAAGACACGCCCGTAACCAAAGCGCAAATGGCAACCGATTTTGGCGACACCATCGCCGAAATGGTGGACGGTTTGTCCAAATTAGAAAACCTGAAATTTGACAGCCAAGCCGAGCAGCAAGCCGAGAGCTTTCGCAAACTGATTTTAGCGATGACCAAAGACGTGCGCGTGATTATCGTCAAACTATCTGACCGCCTGCACAATATGCGCACCCTCGGCGGAAAAAGCCCCGCCAGCCGCCGCCGCATCGCCACCGAAACGCTAGAAGTCTATGCCCCCATCGCCAACCGCTTGGGGCTCAACCACGTTTACCGTGAACTGCAAGACTTGTCGTTTCACGCCATGCACCCCAAACGCTACGAAATTCTCAAACGCGCCATGACCGCGTTCAAAAAAAATCGCCACGACGTGATAGACCGCGTGTTGCGCGACATCAACCTGCGCTTGGTTGCCTGCAACATTGAAGCGCAAATTCGCGGGCGCGAGAAAAATCTCTACAACATTCATCAAAAAATGCTGTCCAAAAAACTCAAATTTGAAGAAGTGTTGGACATCTACGGCTTTCGCGTGATTGTGAACAGTATCCCCGCCTGCTATGCCGCCTTGGGCGCGTTGCACAGCTTGTATCAACCGCGCCCTGGTAAAATCAAAGACTACATCGCCATCCCCAAATCCAACGGCTACAAATCGCTGCACACCACGCTCAACGGCCCGTACGGCTTGCCGATTGAAGTGCAAATCCGCACGCGCGAAATGCACGCCGTCGCCGAAGTGGGCGTGGCCAGCCATTGGGCATACAAATCCAAATCCGGCAAGGAAGACGAAGCCACGCAGCGCACCAACCAATGGCTGCAAAACATTTTGGACTTGCAAGCGCGCAGTGCCAACGCGATGGAATTTTTGGAACACGTTAAAGTGGATTTGTTCCCCAACGAGGTCTATATCGTTACGCCCAAAGGCAGAATCATCACGCTGCCGCGCGGTGCCACGCCGATTGATTTTGCCTACACCATCCACACCGACATCGGGCACCGTTGCGTGGGCGCGCGCGTGAACCGCGTTGCCGTGCCGCTCAACACCACGCTTAAAACGGGCGACACGGTGGAAATCATCACCTCTGCGCAGGGCAAGCCCAACCCCGCTTGGCTCAATTTCGCCAAGTCCAGCCGCGCCCGCAGCGCCATCCGCAGCTACATCAAAAACACCAACCATGCCGATGCGATTGCCTTGGGCGAACGCCTGCTCGCGCGCGCGTTAAACAGCTTGCTGCCGAAAAAAGTGGCACAATCTGAAACGCTGAAAGACAAATATCTGCAATCGTTGGAAGAGAAAAAACAAACGTTTGAAGACGTGTTGTATCAAGTGGGCATGGGGCGGTTGCTGCCCGTATCCGTGGCGATGGAAATTGCCGATTTGGCGGGCGAGCATTGGGGCGGTGAAGTGAAATTAAGCCCGATTCAAGTGAACGGCAACGATATGCCACACGTTCACTTGGGCAAATGCTGCTTGCCTTTACCGGGCGATAGCGTGCGCGCCGTAATCGTTGCCGACCAAGGGGTCATCATCCACCGCGACAACTGCGCCACGCTGCTGAAAACCGACAGCGAACACCAGCTTGATGCCGACTGGGGCATGCTGCCCAACAACGCCAGCAGAACGTATGACGCGGCGGTGGTGGTTTCGTCGCTGGATGCGCACGCGCTGCTGGCGGCGATTACTTCCGCCATTTCCGACAACGGCGCAGACATCGCCTCGGTGGACACGCTGTCCAAATCGCAAAGCGGCACGGAAGGTTTTGTGGCGTTCCGCTTTAACTTGAACGTGCGCGATTTGGCGCATTTGAACGCGGTGATGGCGGCGTTGCATCAGATTCCGCAGGTGCGCAAGGTTACGCGGGTGTGA
- the hfq gene encoding RNA chaperone Hfq: MTTKGQLLQDPFLNALRREHVPVSIYLVNGIKLQGQVESFDQYVVLLRNTAVTQMVYKHAISTIVPARAVSVQHDGNSNKPALQQVETTAPAAE; encoded by the coding sequence ATGACAACCAAAGGACAACTTCTACAAGACCCTTTCTTGAATGCTTTACGCCGCGAACACGTTCCCGTTTCCATTTATTTGGTAAACGGTATTAAATTGCAAGGGCAAGTGGAATCGTTTGACCAATATGTGGTGCTGCTGCGCAACACGGCGGTTACGCAAATGGTGTACAAACATGCCATTTCTACCATTGTTCCCGCCCGCGCGGTGAGCGTGCAACACGACGGCAACAGCAACAAACCTGCGTTGCAACAAGTGGAAACGACTGCGCCCGCTGCGGAATGA
- a CDS encoding CTP synthase → MTKFIFVTGGVVSSLGKGIAAASIAAILESRGLNVTMLKLDPYINVDPGTMSPFQHGEVFVTDDGAETDLDLGHYERFIHATLTRANSFSSGQVYENVIAKERRGDYLGGTVQVIPHITDEIKRRIHEGAAGKDVAIVEIGGTVGDIESLPFLEAIRQMRSQLGRANTLFVHLSFVPYIAAAGEIKTKPTQHTVKEMLSIGLQPDILICRMDRILPDEERRKIALFCNVEERAVVGSYDAKSIYEVPEMLHNQGIDTIICEQLQLNVRQADLTEWKKIVYAIENPQHKVNIAMVGKYVDLTESYKSLTEALRHAGIHTQTDVNITYIDSETLEQDGTSSLKNFDAILVPGGFGSRGVEGKIAAARFAREHNIPYLGICLGMQIALIEYARDVAGLAGANSTEFDLKAAHPVIALIDEWQTADGSVETRDENADLGGTMRLGAQEVELKQGSLAAKIYGATQIRERHRHRYEVNNHYVPQLEAAGLVIGGVSAGRERLVETIEIPNHPWFFACQFHPEFTSNPRKGHPLFTAFVKAALKQHQK, encoded by the coding sequence ATGACAAAATTCATATTCGTAACGGGCGGCGTTGTTTCTTCATTGGGTAAAGGCATCGCCGCCGCTTCTATTGCCGCCATCCTAGAATCGCGCGGGCTAAACGTAACCATGCTCAAACTAGACCCCTACATCAACGTAGACCCAGGCACGATGAGCCCGTTTCAGCACGGCGAAGTGTTTGTAACCGACGATGGCGCAGAAACCGATTTAGACCTCGGGCATTACGAACGCTTTATCCACGCCACGCTCACACGCGCCAACAGTTTCAGCTCGGGGCAAGTGTATGAAAACGTCATCGCCAAAGAGCGGCGCGGCGACTATTTGGGCGGCACGGTGCAAGTCATCCCCCACATCACCGACGAAATCAAACGCCGCATCCACGAAGGCGCGGCAGGCAAAGACGTAGCGATTGTGGAAATCGGCGGCACGGTGGGCGACATTGAATCGCTGCCGTTTTTGGAAGCCATCCGCCAAATGCGCAGCCAGCTTGGTCGCGCCAACACCTTGTTTGTGCACCTGTCTTTTGTGCCCTACATCGCCGCCGCAGGCGAAATCAAAACCAAGCCCACGCAGCACACCGTGAAAGAAATGCTCAGCATCGGCTTGCAGCCCGACATTCTCATCTGCCGCATGGACAGAATCCTGCCCGATGAAGAACGCCGCAAAATCGCGCTGTTTTGCAACGTGGAAGAACGCGCCGTGGTGGGCAGCTACGATGCCAAAAGCATCTACGAAGTGCCAGAAATGCTGCACAATCAAGGCATTGACACCATTATTTGCGAGCAGTTGCAGCTGAATGTGCGCCAAGCCGATTTAACCGAGTGGAAAAAAATTGTGTATGCGATTGAAAACCCGCAGCACAAAGTAAACATCGCCATGGTGGGCAAATATGTGGATTTAACCGAGTCCTACAAATCGCTCACCGAAGCCCTGCGCCATGCGGGCATCCACACGCAAACCGATGTCAATATCACATATATTGACAGCGAAACGCTGGAACAAGACGGCACAAGCAGCCTGAAAAACTTTGATGCCATCCTTGTGCCGGGTGGCTTTGGTTCGCGTGGCGTGGAAGGCAAAATTGCCGCCGCCCGTTTTGCCCGCGAGCACAACATCCCCTATTTGGGCATCTGCTTGGGGATGCAAATCGCGCTGATTGAATACGCCCGCGACGTAGCAGGCTTGGCAGGTGCCAATTCCACCGAGTTTGACTTGAAAGCCGCCCACCCCGTTATCGCGCTGATTGACGAATGGCAAACCGCCGATGGCAGCGTGGAAACGCGCGACGAAAACGCCGATTTGGGCGGCACCATGCGCTTGGGCGCGCAAGAAGTGGAATTGAAGCAGGGCAGCCTTGCCGCCAAAATCTACGGCGCAACCCAAATCCGCGAGCGCCATCGCCATCGCTATGAAGTGAACAACCATTATGTGCCGCAGCTTGAAGCCGCAGGCTTGGTGATTGGCGGCGTGTCGGCAGGGCGCGAGCGGCTGGTGGAAACGATTGAAATCCCCAACCATCCGTGGTTCTTCGCCTGCCAGTTCCACCCCGAGTTCACATCCAATCCGCGCAAAGGGCATCCGCTGTTTACCGCGTTTGTGAAAGCGGCGTTGAAGCAGCATCAAAAATAA
- a CDS encoding tyrosine-type recombinase/integrase: MATIIQRGDKWRVQIRMRGVSRSATFERHSDAKAWAARVETEIRDGLQGNQSRNVFFGDILERYLATETVKKRGKRSETYRINGILKSSLAHIRLENLRPQDFADWRDARLEQVSGDSVNRELSTLSAVCEHAMKEWGLLRENPVRKISKPQASKERTRRPSAQEIQQICEALHYSESEPPRLITQRCAIALLFAVETAMRAGEICALKWENIHFDRRIAHVAQSKNGHPRDVPLTKRAIALLEKLRTIDPISVFKIQAHSLDVLFRRARDNCGITDLHFHDSRREALTRLSKKVPVETLAKISGHRSLNILLNVYYRPDMAEIANMLD; this comes from the coding sequence ATGGCAACCATTATCCAACGCGGCGACAAATGGCGCGTCCAAATCAGGATGCGGGGCGTTTCGCGTTCAGCCACCTTTGAGCGGCATTCCGATGCCAAAGCATGGGCGGCGCGTGTAGAGACCGAAATCCGAGACGGGCTGCAAGGCAACCAAAGCCGCAACGTTTTCTTTGGCGACATTTTAGAGCGGTATCTGGCAACCGAAACCGTCAAAAAACGCGGCAAACGCTCCGAAACCTACCGCATCAACGGCATTTTAAAATCATCGCTGGCGCACATCCGCTTGGAAAATCTGCGTCCGCAAGATTTCGCCGACTGGCGCGATGCCCGCTTGGAGCAAGTATCAGGAGACAGCGTCAACCGCGAATTATCCACCCTTTCCGCCGTTTGCGAACACGCCATGAAAGAATGGGGGCTGTTGCGCGAAAACCCCGTGCGCAAAATCAGCAAACCCCAAGCATCCAAAGAACGCACCCGCCGCCCCAGTGCACAAGAAATCCAGCAAATCTGCGAAGCCCTGCATTACAGCGAAAGCGAGCCACCCCGCCTGATTACCCAACGTTGCGCCATCGCCCTACTCTTCGCCGTAGAAACCGCCATGCGGGCAGGCGAAATTTGCGCGCTCAAATGGGAAAACATCCACTTTGACCGCCGCATTGCCCACGTTGCCCAAAGCAAAAACGGGCATCCGCGCGATGTCCCCCTAACCAAACGCGCCATCGCCCTCTTGGAAAAACTGCGCACCATTGACCCGATTAGCGTGTTCAAAATCCAAGCGCACAGCCTAGACGTGCTGTTTCGCCGCGCCCGCGACAACTGCGGAATCACAGACCTGCATTTCCACGACAGCCGCCGTGAAGCCTTAACGCGCCTATCCAAAAAAGTACCCGTGGAAACGCTGGCAAAAATATCAGGGCACCGCAGCCTGAATATCTTGCTCAACGTATACTACCGCCCCGATATGGCGGAGATTGCCAATATGCTGGATTAA
- the rpoZ gene encoding DNA-directed RNA polymerase subunit omega has translation MARITVEECIEKIPNHFDLTLAAARRARQLENGTTPLVEDIRHDKPTVTALREIAAGQVTSEEMLSRVK, from the coding sequence ATGGCCCGTATCACCGTTGAAGAATGCATTGAAAAAATCCCTAATCATTTTGATTTGACCCTTGCCGCCGCGCGCCGTGCCCGCCAGCTTGAAAACGGCACCACGCCTTTGGTGGAGGATATCCGCCACGACAAGCCTACGGTAACGGCGTTACGCGAAATCGCCGCCGGGCAGGTTACCAGCGAAGAGATGTTGTCGCGCGTTAAATAA
- the rep gene encoding DNA helicase Rep: MKLNPEQQAAVEYLGGALFVLAGAGSGKTRVITEKIAYMITQAGYKPHHIAAITFTNKAAKEMQERVSARLGREQTRGLTVCTFHSLGMRILREEAQHVGYKKNFSILDASDSARIIGELLGSSGREAVFKAQHQISLWKNNLQTPEAAFQVADDDWAKQIAQVYAAYQTTLAHYQAVDFDDLIRLPTLLLQQNAEARLKWQQRLHYLLIDECQDTNACQYALMRALVGLEGRFTAVGDDDQSIYAWRGANMENLRRLQEDYPQIKIIKLEQNYRSTARILKVANHVIANNPKLFPKTLWSQLGEGEVVRVVACQSETHEAEFVAQQIARNKLIYGANFADFAILYRGNHQARLFEDALRSARIPYQISGGQSFYDKAEIKDVLSYLRLLANPDDDPAFLRAATTPKRGIGDTTLGKLNDYAKQHECSLFQAAQSMEALAALSAKNREAVQQFVYLMQDYQARAAADDAGEVVQNLLQEIEYESYLAGADEGGKAAEMRWQNVQDLAGWLAKKGEEGEKNLIELTQTIALMTLLEGRDDGEVDAVKMSTLHASKGLEYPFVYLVGCEEGLFPHADSVEAGALEEERRLMYVGITRAKQQLTLTHCIKRKRQGTFVFPEPSRFINEMPQSDLDILGRKGGKPIVSKEEGRERLGNMLAALKAKTGRE; the protein is encoded by the coding sequence ATGAAACTTAACCCCGAACAACAAGCCGCCGTGGAATATTTGGGCGGCGCATTATTTGTGCTTGCGGGCGCGGGCAGTGGCAAAACGCGCGTCATCACCGAAAAAATCGCCTACATGATTACGCAGGCGGGCTATAAGCCGCACCACATCGCCGCGATTACGTTTACCAACAAGGCGGCAAAAGAGATGCAAGAGCGCGTGTCGGCGCGGCTGGGGCGCGAGCAAACGCGCGGCTTGACCGTGTGCACGTTTCATTCGCTGGGGATGCGGATTTTGCGCGAGGAAGCGCAACACGTTGGCTATAAAAAGAATTTCTCCATTTTGGATGCGTCCGACAGCGCGCGGATTATCGGCGAATTGCTGGGCAGCTCGGGGCGCGAAGCTGTGTTTAAAGCGCAACACCAGATTTCGCTGTGGAAAAACAATTTGCAAACGCCCGAAGCGGCTTTTCAGGTTGCCGATGACGATTGGGCAAAGCAAATCGCGCAGGTGTATGCCGCGTATCAAACCACGTTGGCGCATTATCAAGCGGTTGATTTTGATGATTTAATTCGGCTGCCCACGCTGCTGTTGCAGCAAAATGCGGAAGCGCGCTTGAAGTGGCAGCAGCGTTTGCACTATTTGCTGATTGACGAATGCCAAGACACCAACGCTTGCCAGTATGCGCTGATGCGTGCGCTGGTGGGCTTGGAGGGGCGGTTTACCGCGGTGGGCGATGACGACCAGTCGATTTACGCTTGGCGCGGGGCGAATATGGAGAATTTGCGTCGTTTACAAGAGGATTATCCGCAGATAAAAATCATCAAATTGGAACAGAATTATCGCTCCACCGCGCGGATTTTGAAGGTGGCGAACCATGTGATTGCCAACAATCCCAAGCTGTTTCCGAAAACTTTGTGGTCGCAGCTGGGCGAGGGCGAAGTGGTGCGCGTGGTGGCGTGCCAAAGCGAAACGCACGAGGCGGAATTTGTGGCGCAGCAGATTGCGCGCAACAAGCTGATTTATGGTGCAAATTTTGCCGATTTTGCCATTTTGTACCGCGGCAACCACCAAGCGCGGCTGTTTGAAGATGCGCTGCGTTCGGCGCGGATTCCCTATCAGATTTCGGGCGGGCAAAGTTTTTACGACAAGGCGGAGATTAAAGACGTGTTGTCGTATCTGCGCCTGCTGGCGAACCCCGACGACGACCCCGCGTTTTTACGCGCGGCAACCACGCCCAAGCGCGGCATTGGCGACACCACGCTGGGCAAGCTCAACGATTACGCCAAGCAACATGAATGCAGCTTGTTTCAGGCTGCCCAAAGCATGGAGGCGTTGGCGGCGTTGAGCGCGAAAAACCGCGAGGCGGTGCAGCAATTTGTATATTTGATGCAGGATTATCAAGCGCGAGCGGCGGCGGACGACGCGGGCGAAGTGGTGCAAAATTTGTTGCAAGAGATTGAATACGAATCCTATTTGGCAGGCGCAGATGAGGGCGGCAAGGCAGCGGAAATGCGTTGGCAAAATGTGCAGGATTTAGCAGGTTGGCTAGCGAAAAAGGGCGAAGAGGGCGAGAAAAATTTGATTGAACTCACGCAAACCATCGCGCTGATGACGCTGCTGGAAGGGCGCGATGACGGCGAAGTGGACGCGGTGAAAATGTCCACCTTGCACGCATCCAAAGGCTTGGAATATCCGTTTGTGTATTTGGTGGGCTGCGAGGAAGGGCTGTTTCCCCACGCCGACAGCGTGGAAGCAGGCGCGTTGGAAGAAGAGCGGCGGCTGATGTATGTGGGCATCACGCGCGCCAAACAGCAGCTCACGCTCACGCATTGCATCAAGCGCAAGCGGCAGGGCACGTTTGTGTTCCCCGAGCCAAGCCGTTTTATCAACGAAATGCCGCAAAGCGATTTGGATATTTTGGGGCGCAAGGGCGGCAAGCCGATTGTGTCCAAAGAAGAGGGGCGCGAGCGGCTGGGCAATATGCTGGCGGCGTTGAAAGCGAAAACAGGGCGGGAATAG
- a CDS encoding type III restriction-modification system endonuclease → MAGFTYEKNLPHQESAIRAVLGVFDRASANISGRGENPEIVFSDGLLQRNIASLQRLNNIDGAPPAAGNIIDIQMETGTGKTYTYAKTMYELHRTLGVFKFVVVVPTLSIKAGTKKFLAGEALKQHFRTDFEGVYGDVQIELYTVESAKPGKGKKSFVPSEIIRFVQTDDAKKIHVLLINAGMVNSDTMAGTTQANDGSRLIKDTFSKPFEAVASVKPFVIVDEPHKFPTEKKTWANLLKLAPQFVLRYGATFNGRFENLVYRLTAVDAFNDDLVKGIRVFAEETDGDNGARITLADLDNGEAVFKSGGKTYRLGKEGSLKTIHGAIEDLFVAEMNKTTLVLSNGVELKRGGSISPYSYCNTVRDKMMRQAVKKHFDLEAELLTRSGGRIKPLTLFFIDDIAGYREKNALAGSLKTLFEQMVTAELQGRLKNENNAFLRSYWQTALNDVSATHGGYFSQDNSGKDEKIEQEVSEILHDKETLLSLNNPRRFIFSKWTLREGWDNPNVFQICKLRSSGSETSKLQEVGRGLRLPVNEYMARVKEQAFFLNYFVDGSERDFVEKLTGEVNSTLVRLTVFDKLDDELLDKIIAAYPTETKKSIRSRLADFTDDNDVFSANGFAETKKQFPRAFAVSDGLKKGKIDHAGAKRQTVKMRVGKYDELKTLWEAINRKAFLQYKIDSEEAFLQLFTQFLRDKAEKFAPAGIRTVQNEIRVQNGLLAAVRQDSLEDAFEPLVNMTYRDFLEKLAQSTLIRQDTLHCAFYAVRDCFEVEKYLNFQTIRAIKVGFSRWLLLHSFHEFQIAYQSIGGSVHPTLFTDENGRPKPEVDAVFGTMHDTQHEPLAQFLFDSVFYDSPLEQDNITGCGSGGEVREVVVFAKIPKNAIKIPVAGGGTYSPDFAYFVKTDTGETLNLVLESKKVEDSDDLRQEENQKIEHAQKMFDALGRQSGVKILFSKQFESDRVAGVIRRCLGQEGS, encoded by the coding sequence ATGGCGGGCTTTACTTACGAAAAAAATCTGCCGCATCAGGAATCCGCCATCCGCGCGGTTTTGGGCGTGTTCGACCGTGCGTCGGCAAACATCAGCGGGCGCGGCGAAAACCCCGAAATCGTGTTTTCAGACGGCCTCTTGCAACGCAATATCGCAAGCCTGCAAAGGCTGAACAATATTGATGGCGCGCCGCCCGCTGCGGGCAACATCATCGATATTCAGATGGAAACGGGCACGGGCAAAACCTACACCTACGCCAAAACCATGTATGAGCTGCACCGCACGCTGGGCGTGTTCAAATTCGTGGTCGTCGTGCCGACGCTTTCCATCAAGGCGGGCACGAAAAAATTTCTGGCGGGCGAAGCGTTGAAACAGCATTTCCGCACCGATTTTGAAGGCGTTTACGGCGATGTCCAAATCGAGCTTTATACGGTGGAAAGCGCGAAACCGGGCAAGGGCAAAAAGAGCTTTGTGCCGTCTGAAATCATCCGTTTCGTGCAAACCGACGATGCCAAGAAAATCCATGTGCTGCTGATTAACGCGGGCATGGTCAATTCCGACACGATGGCGGGCACCACGCAGGCCAACGACGGCAGCCGCCTGATTAAAGACACGTTTTCCAAGCCGTTTGAAGCGGTGGCTTCGGTAAAGCCCTTTGTGATTGTCGATGAGCCGCACAAATTCCCCACCGAAAAGAAAACCTGGGCCAACCTGCTGAAACTCGCGCCCCAGTTTGTTTTGCGCTACGGCGCAACCTTTAACGGGCGGTTTGAAAATCTGGTTTACCGCTTAACGGCTGTGGACGCGTTTAACGACGATTTGGTCAAAGGCATCCGCGTGTTCGCTGAAGAGACCGACGGCGATAACGGCGCACGCATTACGCTGGCGGATTTGGACAACGGCGAAGCAGTATTTAAATCGGGCGGCAAAACCTACCGCCTGGGCAAGGAAGGCAGCCTGAAAACCATCCACGGCGCAATCGAAGATTTGTTTGTGGCGGAGATGAACAAAACCACGCTGGTGTTGAGCAACGGCGTGGAACTCAAACGCGGCGGCAGCATCAGCCCGTATTCCTACTGCAACACGGTGCGCGACAAAATGATGCGGCAGGCGGTAAAGAAACATTTTGATTTGGAAGCGGAACTGCTCACCCGCAGCGGCGGGCGCATCAAACCGCTCACGCTGTTTTTTATCGACGACATCGCCGGCTACCGCGAAAAAAACGCCCTTGCAGGCAGCCTGAAAACTCTGTTTGAGCAAATGGTAACGGCCGAGCTGCAAGGTCGTCTGAAAAACGAAAACAACGCCTTTTTACGCAGCTACTGGCAAACCGCGCTGAACGACGTATCCGCCACCCACGGCGGCTATTTCTCGCAGGACAACAGCGGCAAAGACGAAAAAATCGAACAGGAAGTCAGCGAAATCCTGCACGACAAAGAAACGCTGCTCTCCCTAAACAACCCGCGCCGCTTTATTTTTTCCAAATGGACGCTGCGCGAGGGCTGGGACAATCCCAACGTGTTCCAAATCTGCAAGCTGCGTTCCAGCGGCAGCGAAACCAGCAAATTGCAGGAAGTCGGGCGCGGCCTGCGCCTGCCGGTAAACGAATACATGGCGCGGGTAAAGGAACAGGCGTTTTTCCTGAATTACTTTGTGGACGGCAGCGAGCGCGATTTTGTGGAGAAACTCACGGGCGAAGTAAACAGCACGCTGGTTCGCCTGACGGTGTTTGACAAGCTGGACGACGAACTGCTGGACAAAATCATCGCCGCCTACCCGACGGAAACGAAAAAAAGCATCCGCAGCAGACTGGCAGATTTTACCGACGACAACGATGTGTTTTCAGCAAACGGCTTTGCCGAAACGAAAAAACAGTTTCCACGCGCATTCGCCGTTTCAGATGGCCTCAAAAAAGGCAAAATCGACCATGCGGGCGCAAAACGGCAAACCGTCAAAATGCGCGTCGGCAAATACGATGAACTGAAAACCCTGTGGGAAGCCATCAACCGCAAAGCGTTTCTGCAATACAAAATCGACAGCGAAGAAGCGTTTTTACAACTGTTTACGCAGTTTCTGCGAGACAAAGCCGAAAAATTCGCCCCTGCGGGCATCCGCACCGTGCAAAACGAAATCCGCGTGCAAAACGGCCTGCTTGCCGCCGTGCGCCAAGACAGCTTGGAAGACGCTTTCGAGCCGCTGGTAAATATGACTTATCGGGATTTTTTGGAAAAGCTGGCGCAAAGCACACTGATTCGGCAAGACACGCTGCACTGCGCCTTTTACGCCGTGCGCGACTGTTTTGAAGTGGAAAAATACCTCAACTTCCAAACCATCCGCGCCATCAAAGTCGGCTTTTCCCGCTGGCTGTTGCTCCACTCGTTCCACGAATTTCAAATAGCCTACCAAAGCATCGGCGGCAGCGTGCACCCTACCCTGTTTACCGACGAAAACGGCCGCCCGAAACCCGAAGTGGACGCGGTTTTCGGCACCATGCACGACACGCAGCACGAGCCGCTGGCACAGTTTCTGTTTGACAGCGTGTTTTACGACAGCCCGCTGGAACAGGACAACATCACCGGCTGCGGCAGCGGCGGCGAAGTGCGCGAAGTGGTGGTGTTTGCCAAAATCCCGAAAAACGCCATCAAAATCCCCGTGGCCGGCGGCGGCACCTACTCGCCCGATTTCGCCTATTTCGTCAAAACCGATACCGGCGAAACGCTGAATCTGGTGCTGGAAAGTAAAAAAGTGGAAGACAGCGACGATTTGCGCCAAGAAGAAAACCAGAAAATCGAACACGCGCAAAAAATGTTCGACGCACTTGGCCGCCAAAGCGGCGTGAAGATTTTGTTCAGTAAGCAGTTTGAAAGCGACAGAGTGGCGGGGGTGATACGCAGGTGTTTGGGGCAGGAGGGGAGCTAA